In a single window of the Micrococcaceae bacterium Sec5.7 genome:
- a CDS encoding sugar ABC transporter permease, protein MSVLTTPRSAPPRSANRAPAARENFSSWANRHRKWLFAAPAMIFVGVLIVFPLAWTLYLSLTDSQGSVRAASEFVGLQNYLTVLSDAERFWPAVGRTLSFTGVALMCEVVLGMGIALLLWRPFRGEKWVRVAILMPLVATPVAVGMMWRLIFDPNIGFVNQLLALVGIPAQPWLSGQDTALGTTIFMDVWQWTPMVVLILLAGLTSLSEEPDEAARMDGANAVQRFFFITLPLMMPTVIVAILLRGIDALKTFDILYATKGKGGGSFHEVETLNVYAYGLSFDYNQYGLSSAVLILFFMIIIGSMWLLTMRKKAVSK, encoded by the coding sequence ATGTCTGTACTGACCACTCCCCGCAGCGCGCCTCCCCGAAGCGCCAACCGTGCGCCCGCTGCGCGTGAGAACTTCTCCTCCTGGGCCAACCGGCACCGCAAGTGGCTCTTCGCGGCACCCGCCATGATCTTCGTGGGCGTCCTGATCGTCTTCCCCCTGGCCTGGACGCTGTACCTAAGCCTCACGGATTCGCAGGGATCCGTCCGCGCGGCATCCGAGTTCGTCGGCCTGCAGAACTACCTCACGGTCCTCTCCGATGCCGAACGCTTCTGGCCCGCCGTCGGACGCACGCTGTCCTTTACCGGCGTCGCCCTCATGTGTGAAGTGGTTCTGGGCATGGGGATCGCGCTCCTGCTGTGGCGCCCTTTCCGCGGCGAAAAATGGGTCCGCGTGGCCATCCTGATGCCGCTCGTCGCCACCCCGGTGGCTGTCGGCATGATGTGGCGGCTGATCTTCGACCCCAACATCGGCTTCGTCAACCAGCTGCTCGCCCTGGTGGGCATCCCCGCCCAGCCGTGGCTCTCCGGCCAGGACACCGCGCTGGGCACCACCATCTTCATGGACGTGTGGCAGTGGACCCCCATGGTGGTGCTGATCCTGCTCGCCGGACTGACCTCCCTGTCCGAGGAGCCCGACGAGGCGGCGAGGATGGACGGCGCCAACGCCGTCCAGCGCTTCTTCTTCATCACCCTGCCCCTCATGATGCCCACCGTGATCGTCGCCATCCTCCTCCGCGGCATCGACGCCCTCAAGACCTTCGACATCCTCTACGCCACCAAGGGCAAGGGCGGCGGCTCCTTCCACGAGGTGGAGACGCTCAACGTCTACGCCTACGGGCTGAGCTTCGACTACAACCAGTACGGGCTGTCCTCCGCGGTGCTGATCCTGTTCTTCATGATCATCATCGGCTCCATGTGGCTGCTGACCATGCGCAAGAAAGCGGTAAGCAAATGA